The Palleronia sp. THAF1 genome window below encodes:
- a CDS encoding neutral zinc metallopeptidase → MQWRGRRQSRNIEDRRSRGGGSGGARVVGGGSLGILAIVVIGWIFGIDLTPLLQDASVQQPQGGGQITAADEERAQFVAVTLADTEEVWADVFAEQVGRPYDPATMVLFKGVTQSPCGGASGASGPFYCPADEKAYLDTDFFVTMERRLGAGGDFAAAYVVAHEIAHHVQDELGILSEANAIRQRVSEREANAISVRIELQADCFAGIWAAKADERFDSLDKGDVGEAMNAAKQIGDDTLQRNAGRAPNPHTFTHGTSEQRQRWFARGFDTGDMRECDTFSADRL, encoded by the coding sequence ATGCAGTGGCGGGGACGGCGGCAAAGCCGCAACATCGAAGATCGGCGCAGCCGGGGCGGCGGAAGCGGTGGCGCGCGTGTCGTGGGCGGCGGCAGCTTGGGCATCCTTGCCATCGTCGTGATCGGCTGGATCTTCGGGATCGACCTGACGCCGCTGTTGCAGGACGCCTCGGTCCAGCAGCCGCAAGGGGGCGGTCAAATCACCGCCGCCGATGAGGAACGCGCCCAGTTCGTCGCCGTCACCTTGGCAGATACCGAGGAAGTTTGGGCCGACGTCTTCGCCGAACAGGTGGGCCGACCCTACGACCCGGCGACCATGGTGCTGTTCAAAGGCGTCACCCAATCGCCCTGCGGCGGGGCCTCGGGCGCGTCGGGGCCGTTCTACTGCCCGGCGGATGAGAAAGCGTATCTGGATACGGACTTCTTCGTCACCATGGAGCGCCGTCTGGGCGCGGGTGGCGACTTCGCGGCGGCCTACGTCGTCGCACATGAGATCGCGCATCACGTGCAGGACGAGTTGGGCATTCTATCTGAAGCCAACGCCATTCGGCAGCGCGTGTCGGAACGCGAGGCGAACGCGATTTCCGTCAGGATCGAGCTTCAGGCCGATTGCTTCGCGGGCATCTGGGCGGCGAAGGCGGACGAACGCTTCGACTCACTGGACAAGGGCGATGTGGGAGAGGCGATGAACGCCGCCAAGCAGATCGGCGACGACACGCTGCAACGCAACGCGGGCCGTGCGCCCAATCCGCATACCTTCACCCACGGCACGTCAGAGCAGCGCCAACGCTGGTTCGCGCGTGGCTTCGACACCGGCGACATGCGCGAATGCGATACGTTCAGCGCGGATCGGCTGTAG
- a CDS encoding LysE family translocator yields MSLAAFIGVAIAHLLAAISPGPSFVLQIRTAVSEGFRPAAGLALGFGIGAMLWAAAALLGLALLFQIVPPLFVVLKIGGGLFLLWLGVQMWRHASEPLPTALPNQPPRGMWSAIRLGTLAQLANPKPAIFFGAVFVGLVPLTATLGDKAIVLFNILWVEVAWYLITARLFSLPGPRAVYTRAKGWLDRGMGTILGALGVRVALT; encoded by the coding sequence ATGAGCCTTGCGGCCTTCATCGGCGTGGCGATTGCCCATCTTCTCGCGGCGATCTCTCCGGGGCCATCCTTCGTGCTGCAAATCCGCACGGCTGTGTCCGAAGGCTTCCGCCCTGCCGCCGGGCTGGCGCTGGGGTTCGGGATTGGTGCGATGCTTTGGGCGGCGGCGGCGCTGTTGGGCCTTGCCCTGTTGTTCCAGATCGTGCCGCCCCTCTTCGTCGTCCTGAAAATCGGCGGCGGTCTGTTCCTGCTGTGGCTGGGCGTACAGATGTGGCGCCACGCGTCAGAGCCGCTGCCGACCGCCCTGCCCAATCAACCGCCGCGCGGCATGTGGTCGGCGATCCGACTGGGCACGCTGGCGCAGCTGGCCAACCCCAAGCCCGCCATCTTCTTCGGCGCTGTCTTCGTCGGCCTTGTGCCACTGACGGCGACGCTGGGGGACAAGGCCATCGTCCTGTTTAATATCCTGTGGGTCGAGGTGGCGTGGTATCTGATCACCGCGCGCCTGTTCTCACTGCCTGGACCGCGCGCGGTCTATACGCGCGCGAAAGGCTGGCTGGATCGCGGGATGGGCACCATACTGGGCGCACTGGGTGTGCGCGTCGCACTGACTTAA
- a CDS encoding ornithine cyclodeaminase translates to MTAPGKLAMVPFVSVADMMRLVHRVGLTTMLADLAEAIEADFRRWESFDKVARVASHSDVGVIELMPTSDGDLYGFKYVNGHPKNMAQGRQTVTAFGLLAEVDNGYPVLLSEMTVLTALRTAATSAMAAKWLAPRNARVMAMIGNGAQAEFQALAMKGTVGIDTVRLWDIDPAATAKVERNLAGTGLNVVSCGSAEEAMIGAQIVTTCTADKQFATILTDNMLGAGVHLNAVGGDCPGKTELHRDILGRSNVFVEFPPQTRVEGEIQQVADDFPVTELWQVIAGTAPGRVSVDQVTLFDSVGFAIEDFSALKYVLKKARETGVFEELDLLADPDDPRDLFGMLMRAAER, encoded by the coding sequence ATGACCGCCCCTGGAAAGCTGGCCATGGTGCCTTTCGTTTCGGTGGCCGACATGATGCGACTGGTGCATCGCGTTGGGCTGACGACAATGCTGGCGGACTTGGCCGAGGCCATAGAAGCCGATTTCCGCCGTTGGGAGAGCTTTGACAAGGTGGCGCGCGTCGCGTCGCATTCCGATGTCGGCGTGATCGAATTGATGCCGACGTCGGACGGAGACCTCTACGGGTTCAAATATGTTAACGGCCATCCCAAGAACATGGCCCAGGGACGCCAGACCGTTACCGCCTTTGGCTTGCTGGCCGAGGTAGACAACGGCTACCCTGTCCTGCTGTCGGAGATGACGGTGCTGACAGCCCTGCGCACGGCGGCGACCAGTGCGATGGCGGCCAAGTGGCTTGCGCCGAGGAATGCCCGCGTCATGGCGATGATCGGCAACGGCGCGCAAGCAGAGTTCCAGGCGCTGGCGATGAAGGGCACCGTTGGGATAGACACGGTACGGCTTTGGGATATCGACCCGGCGGCGACAGCCAAGGTCGAGCGAAATCTTGCGGGTACCGGCCTGAATGTCGTGTCCTGCGGGTCGGCGGAAGAGGCGATGATCGGCGCGCAGATCGTCACCACATGCACCGCCGACAAGCAATTCGCGACGATTTTGACCGACAACATGCTGGGCGCCGGTGTCCATCTTAACGCCGTCGGTGGCGATTGTCCGGGCAAGACCGAACTGCACCGCGATATCCTTGGCCGTTCGAACGTCTTCGTGGAGTTTCCGCCGCAGACCCGGGTCGAAGGCGAGATTCAGCAGGTGGCCGACGATTTTCCCGTCACTGAACTGTGGCAAGTGATCGCCGGGACTGCACCGGGGCGCGTAAGCGTGGATCAAGTCACATTGTTCGACAGCGTCGGCTTCGCGATCGAGGACTTTTCGGCGTTGAAGTACGTGCTGAAGAAAGCGCGCGAGACCGGCGTATTCGAAGAGTTGGACCTTCTGGCCGACCCTGACGACCCGCGCGACCTGTTCGGTATGCTCATGCGGGCGGCGGAACGCTGA
- the mfd gene encoding transcription-repair coupling factor — translation MPDTKRISLGGAPEGFDAHLVLSEVGKAGQVVHVARDDKRMAAMQAALAFFDPGLPVFTFPAWDCLPYDRVSPNADISAQRMATLAALCHAMPKRFVLLTTLNAATQKVPPRDTVADASFTATVGSRLDEEGLRKFLVRMGFTQAPTVIEQGDYAIRGGIIDVWPPGHDSPVRLDLFGDTLDGARRFDAATQRTTDKLKEVELAPVSEVILDEAAITRFRQNYRIEFGAAGTDDPLYEAVSAGRKHAGIEHWLGFFHDKLETLFDYLPDAAITLDDQVTPARLGRWDTIADQYDNRKDAMTKKGRVDSVYKPAPPETLYLDDAAWETAIKGHRIVRFHPLAQATGPGVADAGGRIGRNFSPERQQESVSLFGALADHVKAKRKDGQVIVASYSDGARERLQGLLEDEDVDGATLIRDFRDVPEGKGGLHLVVWGLEHGFEGAIDGTHLTVISEQDVLGDRLVRKSPKRKRAENFLTEAQSLSQGDLVVHVDHGVGRFQGMEVVTAAGAAHECVLIEYQGGDRLFLPVENIELLSRFGHEEGMLDRLGGGAWQSKKAKLKQRIREIADRLIRIAAERLLRKAPVLEPETHAWEDFSARFPYEETEDQMSAIEDVMADLGSGTPMDRLIVGDVGFGKTEVAMRAAFIAAMSGVQVAVIAPTTLLARQHYKSFADRFRGFPVQVRQLSRFVSDKDAKLTRQGIADGTCDIVIGTHALLAKSVKFKNLGLLVIDEEQRFGVNHKERLKSLRTDVHVLTLTATPIPRTLQMSLTGVRDLSIIGTPPVDRLAIRTYVSEFDAVTIREALLREHYRGGQSFLVAPRITDLTELEEFLKEEVPEISYVSANGQMAAGELDDRMNAFYDGKYDVLLATTIVESGLDIPTANTMVVWRADMFGLAQLYQIRGRVGRAKTRAYAYMTTKPRTKLTPTADKRLRVLGSLDSLGAGFTLASQDLDIRGAGNLVGEEQSGQIREVGFELYQSMLEETISKLKSGELEGAIELGDSDWSPQINLGVPVLIPEDYVPDLDVRLGLYRRLSDLTTKVELEGFAAELIDRFGELPREVNTLLLVVRIKAECKKAGIAKLDAGPKGVTIQFHNDKFASPEGLVAFIKDQDGEAKVKDNKIIVRRDWTKDSQKIKGSFAVAQELARHVRSEKEKRAKAG, via the coding sequence ATGCCAGACACCAAACGCATCTCGCTCGGCGGAGCACCCGAAGGCTTCGACGCCCATCTCGTCCTGTCCGAAGTCGGCAAGGCGGGGCAGGTCGTCCATGTCGCGCGCGACGACAAGCGGATGGCCGCGATGCAAGCCGCCTTGGCCTTCTTCGACCCCGGCCTGCCGGTTTTTACCTTCCCGGCGTGGGACTGCCTCCCCTATGACCGCGTCAGCCCGAACGCCGACATCTCGGCGCAGCGCATGGCGACGCTGGCCGCCCTGTGCCACGCGATGCCCAAACGGTTCGTCCTTTTGACCACGCTGAACGCCGCGACGCAAAAGGTGCCGCCCCGCGATACGGTGGCAGACGCCAGCTTCACCGCGACCGTTGGGTCGCGGCTGGATGAAGAAGGGCTGCGCAAGTTTCTGGTGCGTATGGGATTTACCCAAGCCCCCACCGTCATCGAACAGGGCGACTACGCGATCCGCGGCGGCATCATCGACGTCTGGCCGCCGGGTCACGACAGCCCCGTGCGCCTGGATCTGTTCGGCGATACGCTGGACGGCGCGCGCCGCTTCGATGCCGCGACCCAGCGCACCACCGACAAGCTGAAGGAAGTCGAACTTGCCCCGGTGTCAGAAGTCATTCTGGATGAGGCCGCCATCACCCGCTTTCGCCAGAACTACCGCATCGAATTCGGCGCGGCGGGCACCGACGATCCGCTGTACGAGGCCGTCAGCGCAGGCCGCAAACATGCGGGGATCGAGCACTGGCTGGGTTTCTTCCACGACAAGCTGGAGACGCTGTTCGACTACCTGCCCGATGCCGCGATCACGCTGGACGATCAGGTCACGCCTGCTCGGCTGGGGCGGTGGGACACCATCGCCGACCAATACGACAACCGCAAAGACGCGATGACGAAGAAGGGCCGCGTAGATTCCGTCTACAAGCCCGCACCGCCAGAGACGCTGTATCTGGACGATGCCGCGTGGGAGACGGCGATCAAGGGCCACCGTATCGTGCGCTTTCACCCGCTGGCACAGGCGACCGGCCCCGGTGTCGCAGATGCAGGTGGACGAATCGGGCGCAACTTCAGCCCCGAGCGTCAGCAGGAAAGCGTTAGCCTTTTCGGTGCGTTGGCCGATCATGTAAAGGCAAAGCGCAAAGATGGGCAGGTCATCGTCGCCAGCTATTCCGATGGCGCGCGCGAACGTCTGCAAGGTCTGCTGGAAGACGAGGATGTTGATGGCGCGACGCTGATCCGCGATTTCCGCGACGTGCCAGAAGGCAAAGGCGGCCTGCATCTCGTCGTCTGGGGGCTGGAGCACGGGTTCGAGGGCGCGATCGACGGCACGCATCTGACGGTGATCTCGGAACAGGACGTTCTGGGCGACCGGCTGGTGCGCAAGAGCCCCAAGCGCAAACGGGCCGAGAATTTCCTGACCGAAGCGCAGTCGCTCAGCCAAGGCGATCTGGTCGTTCACGTAGACCACGGTGTCGGGCGCTTTCAGGGGATGGAAGTCGTCACCGCCGCCGGTGCGGCCCACGAGTGCGTACTGATCGAGTATCAGGGCGGCGATCGCCTGTTCCTTCCCGTGGAAAACATCGAACTGCTGTCCCGCTTCGGTCACGAAGAGGGGATGCTCGACAGGCTGGGCGGCGGTGCTTGGCAGTCGAAGAAGGCCAAGCTGAAGCAGCGCATCCGTGAAATCGCAGATCGCCTGATCCGCATCGCCGCCGAACGCCTGCTGCGCAAGGCCCCCGTGCTGGAGCCAGAGACCCACGCCTGGGAAGATTTCTCGGCCCGATTCCCGTACGAGGAGACTGAGGATCAGATGTCCGCCATCGAGGACGTGATGGCCGACCTTGGGTCCGGCACGCCCATGGACCGTCTGATCGTCGGCGACGTGGGCTTCGGCAAGACAGAGGTCGCCATGCGCGCCGCCTTTATCGCCGCCATGTCGGGCGTGCAGGTCGCTGTTATCGCGCCGACCACACTGCTGGCGCGGCAGCACTACAAGTCCTTCGCTGACCGCTTCCGAGGATTCCCGGTGCAGGTCCGCCAACTGTCGCGCTTCGTATCCGACAAGGACGCCAAACTGACCCGCCAGGGCATCGCCGACGGCACCTGCGATATCGTCATCGGCACCCACGCGTTGCTAGCGAAATCGGTGAAGTTCAAGAATCTCGGCCTGCTGGTCATCGACGAGGAACAGCGCTTCGGCGTGAACCACAAGGAACGGCTGAAGTCCCTACGAACGGACGTGCATGTCCTGACCCTGACCGCGACGCCGATCCCGCGCACGTTGCAGATGTCGCTGACTGGCGTGCGCGATCTGTCGATCATCGGTACGCCGCCCGTCGACCGCTTGGCCATCCGCACCTACGTGTCCGAGTTCGACGCGGTGACGATCCGCGAAGCCCTGTTGCGCGAACATTATCGCGGCGGGCAAAGTTTCCTCGTCGCTCCGCGCATCACCGACCTGACAGAGCTGGAAGAGTTCTTGAAGGAAGAGGTGCCGGAAATCAGCTACGTCTCGGCCAACGGTCAGATGGCGGCGGGAGAGCTCGATGACCGGATGAACGCCTTCTACGACGGCAAGTATGATGTGCTTCTGGCGACGACCATCGTGGAATCGGGTCTTGATATCCCGACCGCGAATACGATGGTTGTGTGGCGCGCGGATATGTTCGGCCTTGCGCAGCTGTACCAGATTCGGGGTCGCGTCGGTCGCGCCAAGACGCGCGCCTACGCCTACATGACCACTAAGCCACGCACCAAGCTGACGCCGACCGCCGACAAGCGCCTGCGCGTTTTGGGGTCGCTGGACTCGCTGGGCGCCGGATTTACGCTTGCCAGCCAGGATTTGGATATCCGGGGCGCGGGCAACCTTGTTGGAGAGGAACAGTCCGGCCAGATCCGGGAAGTGGGCTTCGAGTTGTATCAGTCGATGCTCGAGGAAACGATCTCCAAGCTGAAGTCCGGCGAACTCGAAGGCGCTATAGAGCTCGGCGACAGCGATTGGTCTCCGCAGATCAACCTTGGGGTTCCGGTCCTGATACCGGAAGATTACGTACCCGATCTGGATGTACGCCTTGGACTTTACCGTCGCCTGTCCGACCTGACGACGAAGGTGGAACTGGAAGGCTTCGCCGCCGAACTGATCGACCGTTTCGGCGAACTCCCGCGCGAGGTGAACACTCTGCTGCTGGTCGTACGCATCAAGGCCGAATGCAAGAAGGCCGGGATCGCCAAGCTCGACGCCGGGCCGAAGGGCGTCACGATCCAGTTCCATAACGATAAGTTCGCCTCTCCCGAAGGGCTGGTGGCCTTCATCAAGGATCAGGACGGCGAGGCGAAGGTGAAGGACAACAAGATCATTGTCCGCCGCGACTGGACCAAGGACAGCCAGAAGATCAAGGGCAGCTTCGCGGTGGCGCAGGAATTGGCGCGGCACGTTAGGTCTGAGAAGGAGAAGAGAGCAAAGGCAGGGTAG
- a CDS encoding YqaA family protein: MLRRLYDWTLSLASHPQALWVLAVVAFVESSIFPIPPDVLMIPMILATPRRAWLIAGVATVSSVLGGLAGYGIGYGLMDQVGRPVLEFYGKDAYFGEFEARYNEFGAWAVLIAGVTPFPFKVITILSGVTALSLPVFIVASIVARGLRFFLVAALLRAFGEPIRDFIERRLGLVFVVFCIVLVGGFIAVKYL; this comes from the coding sequence ATGCTACGACGCCTTTACGACTGGACCCTTTCGCTGGCTTCCCACCCACAGGCCCTATGGGTTCTGGCGGTCGTCGCCTTCGTGGAATCGTCCATCTTCCCGATCCCGCCTGATGTGTTGATGATCCCGATGATCCTTGCGACCCCGCGCCGTGCATGGCTGATCGCGGGCGTGGCGACGGTATCGTCAGTGCTTGGGGGATTGGCCGGCTACGGAATCGGCTACGGCCTGATGGATCAGGTCGGGCGGCCCGTTCTGGAGTTCTACGGCAAGGACGCCTACTTCGGAGAGTTCGAGGCGCGCTACAACGAATTCGGTGCCTGGGCCGTGCTGATCGCGGGCGTCACGCCGTTCCCGTTCAAGGTCATCACCATACTGTCCGGCGTCACCGCCCTGTCGCTGCCGGTGTTCATCGTGGCATCCATCGTCGCACGCGGACTGCGATTCTTCTTGGTTGCAGCGCTTCTGCGTGCCTTCGGCGAGCCGATCCGCGACTTCATCGAGCGCCGCTTGGGCTTGGTCTTCGTGGTCTTCTGCATCGTTCTGGTCGGCGGCTTCATCGCGGTGAAATACCTATGA
- the gpt gene encoding xanthine phosphoribosyltransferase — MTDRLPHEKGFHVSWDQLHRDARALAWRLDGMGPDGDAGDKGGGWRAVVAITRGGMAPAMIVARELDIRTVDTISVKSYDHQSQSHAKVLKSPDSEMMGDGSGILVVDDLVDSGRTLELVRELYPNAHFATVYAKPKGRAQVDTFITEVSQDTWIFFPWDMGLQYVPPYRGTD, encoded by the coding sequence ATGACCGACCGCTTGCCCCACGAGAAGGGCTTTCACGTCAGCTGGGACCAGCTGCACCGCGATGCCCGCGCGCTGGCGTGGCGGCTGGATGGCATGGGCCCCGATGGCGATGCGGGCGACAAGGGCGGTGGCTGGCGTGCTGTCGTGGCGATCACGCGCGGCGGCATGGCGCCTGCGATGATCGTGGCGCGGGAACTGGACATCCGCACCGTCGATACGATCAGCGTGAAGTCCTACGATCATCAGTCGCAAAGCCATGCCAAGGTGCTGAAGTCGCCAGATTCCGAGATGATGGGCGACGGCTCCGGAATCCTGGTGGTCGACGATCTGGTCGACTCGGGCCGCACGCTGGAACTGGTGCGAGAGCTTTATCCGAACGCGCATTTCGCCACCGTCTACGCCAAACCCAAGGGGCGCGCGCAGGTGGATACCTTCATCACCGAGGTCAGCCAGGACACGTGGATCTTCTTCCCCTGGGACATGGGCCTGCAATACGTGCCCCCCTACCGCGGCACCGATTGA
- a CDS encoding Zn-dependent hydrolase, with the protein MPDAPGQNMQIDGDRLWDSLMEMAKIGPGVAGGNNRQTLTDADAEGRALFQSWCEAAGCTMGLDSMGNMFARREGTDPDALPVYVGSHLDTQPTGGKYDGVLGVLGGLEIVRTLNDLNVKTKHPIVVTNWTNEEGTRFAPAMLSSGVFAGVHDQDWAEHRTDAAGARFGDELDRIGWRGEEPVGARKMHAFFELHIEQGPILEAEDTQIGVVTHGQGLSWTQVTITGKDSHTGSTPMPMRRNAGLGMARVLEAVERIALSHAPDAVGAAGHIDVYPNSRNVIPGKVVFTVDFRSPDLSVIEDMEKRLREEGQQIAQDMGLGIDFEKVGGFDPVAFDEDCVGAVRSAAERLGYSHMDIISGAGHDACWINRVAPSAMIMCPCIDGLSHNEAEEITKDWAKAGADVLLHAVVETAGVEG; encoded by the coding sequence ATGCCAGACGCCCCCGGCCAGAACATGCAGATCGACGGCGACCGCCTGTGGGACAGCTTGATGGAGATGGCCAAGATCGGCCCCGGCGTCGCGGGCGGCAACAACCGCCAGACGCTGACCGACGCCGATGCGGAAGGTCGCGCGCTGTTCCAGTCGTGGTGCGAAGCGGCGGGCTGCACCATGGGGCTGGACAGCATGGGCAATATGTTCGCCCGGCGCGAGGGCACGGACCCCGACGCCCTGCCCGTCTATGTGGGCAGCCACCTCGACACGCAGCCGACGGGTGGCAAATACGACGGAGTTTTGGGCGTCCTTGGCGGGCTGGAAATCGTGCGCACGCTGAACGACCTGAACGTGAAGACCAAGCACCCCATCGTCGTCACCAACTGGACGAACGAGGAAGGCACCCGCTTCGCCCCCGCCATGCTGTCGTCCGGCGTCTTCGCGGGCGTCCACGATCAGGACTGGGCCGAGCATCGCACCGACGCGGCCGGGGCCCGCTTCGGGGATGAGCTGGACCGTATCGGCTGGCGCGGCGAGGAACCCGTGGGCGCGCGCAAAATGCACGCCTTTTTTGAGCTGCACATCGAACAGGGCCCGATCCTAGAGGCCGAGGACACCCAGATCGGCGTCGTCACCCACGGTCAGGGCCTGTCGTGGACGCAGGTGACGATCACCGGCAAGGACAGCCACACAGGCTCTACCCCCATGCCCATGCGCCGCAACGCAGGCCTTGGCATGGCGCGCGTGCTGGAGGCGGTCGAACGCATCGCCCTGTCCCACGCCCCCGATGCCGTGGGGGCTGCGGGCCACATCGACGTTTACCCCAACTCGCGCAACGTGATCCCCGGCAAGGTGGTCTTCACCGTGGACTTCCGTTCGCCCGACCTCTCGGTGATCGAGGACATGGAGAAACGCCTGCGCGAGGAAGGACAGCAGATCGCGCAGGACATGGGTTTGGGAATCGACTTCGAAAAGGTCGGCGGCTTCGATCCGGTGGCGTTCGATGAAGATTGCGTGGGCGCCGTGCGATCAGCCGCCGAACGCCTCGGCTACTCGCACATGGATATCATCTCCGGCGCTGGCCACGACGCCTGCTGGATCAACCGCGTCGCCCCCTCGGCTATGATCATGTGCCCTTGCATCGATGGTTTGTCCCACAACGAAGCCGAAGAGATCACGAAGGATTGGGCCAAGGCCGGGGCGGATGTATTGTTGCATGCGGTGGTGGAGACGGCGGGGGTGGAGGGGTGA
- a CDS encoding excalibur calcium-binding domain-containing protein has translation MFRTILVLAFIADPAFADPKPLAETAFAPFLTAQTFSCSRKTCGQMRSCAEACHALVVCGDTARDRDRDGIPCESICGNTRC, from the coding sequence ATGTTCCGTACGATTCTCGTCTTGGCCTTCATCGCCGACCCCGCTTTCGCCGATCCCAAACCGTTGGCAGAGACGGCCTTCGCACCGTTCCTGACAGCGCAGACGTTCAGTTGCTCGCGCAAGACCTGTGGTCAGATGCGATCCTGCGCAGAAGCCTGTCATGCTCTCGTTGTTTGCGGTGATACGGCACGCGACCGGGACCGCGACGGCATCCCTTGCGAGTCGATATGCGGCAACACACGCTGCTAA
- a CDS encoding methyltransferase family protein, whose protein sequence is MSVWLLLSLGASAAWGVILFVSDRGIAQIWPPRRGGWVSAIWAWGLTTAIYVGLINAGSEAWNLLGWPAWFRWGIGGVALTALSFWVQGRGIWDLGLGGTSGWDVGLVKTGSYAHRRHPQYAGQIVSLIGLGLLFAAPSSLIAAAAGCAALGYASWVEDRALARRHGAAHADYRKRVRFF, encoded by the coding sequence ATGAGCGTCTGGCTGCTGCTGTCTTTGGGCGCGTCTGCCGCGTGGGGCGTGATTCTGTTCGTATCCGATCGCGGCATCGCGCAGATTTGGCCCCCAAGGCGCGGCGGTTGGGTATCAGCGATCTGGGCGTGGGGCCTGACCACGGCGATCTACGTCGGCCTTATCAATGCAGGTTCAGAGGCGTGGAACCTGTTGGGATGGCCCGCTTGGTTCCGCTGGGGCATTGGCGGCGTGGCCCTGACGGCGCTGTCCTTCTGGGTGCAAGGGCGCGGCATCTGGGATCTGGGGCTGGGCGGCACGAGTGGCTGGGACGTGGGGCTGGTCAAGACCGGGTCCTACGCACACCGGAGGCACCCGCAATACGCAGGCCAGATCGTCAGCCTGATCGGGCTGGGGCTACTGTTCGCGGCGCCGTCATCTCTGATTGCAGCGGCGGCGGGCTGCGCGGCGCTGGGCTATGCAAGCTGGGTTGAAGATCGTGCGCTAGCCCGACGGCACGGGGCGGCACATGCAGATTATCGAAAGCGTGTCCGGTTCTTTTAG
- the rocF gene encoding arginase: MAEVTLIGVPLDCGKSRSGCIMGPDAYRVAGLAPTLEGLGHSVRDIGNLTPGADVQHDWRPHLVAPGRVAAWTETLIDAGRGIDGLPIFMGGDHALALGSVAAMAARAADRGRAFFVLWLDAHTDFHTPATTESGNLHGTPVAYVTGQDGFDGFTPLPAPVFLGNISMMGLRSVDPSERTRLESSQADLHDMRSIDETGFAAPLRSFLSRVADAGDVDLHVSLDVDFLDPSIAPAVGTTVPGGATFREAHLVMEMLSESGLVTSLDLVELNPALDERGRTARLMVDLTASLMGKRIFDRPTRSFQ, from the coding sequence ATGGCTGAAGTGACGCTGATCGGAGTGCCCTTGGATTGCGGCAAGTCCCGCTCGGGCTGCATCATGGGGCCGGACGCCTATCGCGTCGCAGGCCTTGCACCCACGCTGGAAGGCTTGGGTCATTCGGTTCGCGACATCGGCAATCTGACGCCCGGCGCGGATGTGCAGCACGACTGGCGTCCGCATCTTGTGGCCCCCGGTCGGGTGGCGGCTTGGACCGAGACGCTCATCGACGCCGGGCGCGGCATTGACGGGCTGCCGATTTTCATGGGCGGCGATCACGCGTTGGCGCTGGGTAGCGTTGCTGCAATGGCCGCGCGGGCGGCGGACAGGGGCCGGGCGTTCTTTGTGCTTTGGCTCGACGCGCACACCGACTTCCACACGCCCGCCACGACGGAAAGCGGCAACCTGCACGGAACGCCGGTGGCCTATGTCACGGGGCAGGACGGGTTCGACGGATTTACCCCCCTGCCCGCCCCCGTCTTCTTGGGAAACATAAGCATGATGGGTCTGCGCTCTGTCGATCCCAGCGAACGCACCCGGCTTGAAAGCAGCCAGGCCGATTTGCACGACATGCGCAGCATCGACGAAACGGGATTTGCGGCTCCCCTGCGATCCTTCCTGTCGCGGGTCGCGGATGCGGGTGACGTGGACCTGCATGTGTCGCTCGACGTCGATTTTCTTGATCCTTCCATCGCACCTGCCGTTGGCACCACCGTTCCCGGCGGCGCGACGTTCCGAGAGGCGCATCTGGTGATGGAGATGCTGTCGGAAAGCGGACTGGTGACATCCCTTGATCTGGTCGAGCTGAACCCCGCGCTGGATGAACGGGGCCGAACAGCCCGGCTAATGGTGGACCTTACAGCATCCTTGATGGGTAAACGCATCTTCGATCGCCCAACGCGGAGCTTCCAATGA
- a CDS encoding disulfide bond formation protein B, translated as MLLAAAGSALLLAGAYVFQALGYAPCKLCLWQRWPHWAAIGLGVVAFVWARWPVALLGALAALTTAGIGIYHTGVERGWWPGPSSCSGGGDLSGLSGADMLSVETVDKVIMCDAVSWAFAGLSMASWNAVASFVLAGFWALALTRAFRS; from the coding sequence ATGCTTCTGGCGGCGGCCGGTTCCGCCCTGCTTCTGGCCGGAGCCTATGTGTTTCAAGCGCTTGGATACGCCCCCTGCAAACTGTGCCTGTGGCAGCGATGGCCCCATTGGGCGGCGATCGGACTGGGCGTGGTCGCCTTCGTCTGGGCGCGATGGCCGGTGGCGCTTCTCGGCGCGCTTGCCGCCCTGACCACGGCCGGGATCGGCATCTATCATACGGGCGTCGAGCGTGGCTGGTGGCCCGGCCCTTCCTCTTGCTCGGGCGGCGGCGATCTGTCGGGCCTGTCCGGCGCGGACATGCTGTCGGTCGAGACGGTGGACAAGGTCATCATGTGCGACGCCGTTTCCTGGGCCTTTGCCGGGCTGTCTATGGCGTCCTGGAACGCGGTGGCGTCTTTCGTGTTGGCCGGGTTCTGGGCGCTTGCCTTGACGCGGGCGTTTCGCAGCTAG